A genomic window from Motacilla alba alba isolate MOTALB_02 chromosome 2, Motacilla_alba_V1.0_pri, whole genome shotgun sequence includes:
- the CHPF2 gene encoding chondroitin sulfate glucuronyltransferase isoform X1, giving the protein MYFLYRTRYIQTELGFHERLFVGVLTSKATLSTLAVAVNKTVAHHFPRLLYFTGLRSAKVPHGMALVAHGDERPIWLMYETMNYIHQHFGSDYDWFYIMQDDTYAQAEQVKALVTHLSINQDVYLGRAEEFIGGDEQARYCHGGFGYLLSRSLLLKLHPHLDSCRNEILSVRPDEWLGRCIIDFLGITCVSQLQGQHYRTYELAKNTEPEKEEEEDFQAALAVHPVSDMTLMYRLHKQFSRIQLDRVYQEIQDLQMQIRNLTALTPAGEAGVTWPVGINAPFLPKSRFEVISWDYFTEQHLFSCPDGSPKCELSGASKADVSEIIESAVEQLNRLYQPLLRFSKRQLLNGYRRFDPTRGMEYTLDLLLEAATQKGHSHVLAKRVSLVRPLSKVEIIPMPYVTEATRVQLVLPLTVQDLDFVANFLDMFAMNTLDTHDNALLTLLFIYHPYDAQRVGQVDVFAGVKAMVGELEKRYADVKIPWISVKTEVPSQVKLMDIVSKKHPVDTLFFLASVWTEINMEFLNRCRMNAISNWQVFFPVHFQEFNPALVYRGEQTASSNTDFLRDGHFDRHSFAEACFYNSDYMTARTKLAADILDRDEVLESMEIFDVFLHYSGLHLFRAVEPGLVQKYTLRSCNPRLSEELYHRCVLSNLEGLASRSHLAMALFEQEQANST; this is encoded by the exons ATGTACTTCCTTTACAGGACTCGCTACATTCAGACAGAATTGGGATTCCATGAGAGACTGTTTGTGGGTGTGCTGACCTCCAAGGCCACACTGAGCACGTTGGCCGTGGCAGTGAACAAGACAGTGGCCCACCACTTCCCACGCCTGCTGTACTTCACCGGGCTGCGCAGCGCCAAGGTGCCCCATGGCATGGCGCTGGTGGCCCACGGCGACGAGAGGCCCATTTGGCTCATGTATGAGACCATGAACTATATCCATCAACATTTTGGTTCTGACTATGACTGGTTCTACATCATGCAGGATGACACCTATGCCCAAGCTGAGCAGGTCAAGGCTCTGGTGACACACCTGAGTATTAACCAAGACGTGTACCTGGGGCGAGCGGAGGAGTTCATCGGGGGAGATGAGCAGGCTCGCTACTGTCACGGGGGCTTTGGCTACCTGCTGTCCCGGAGCCTCTTGCTTAAGCTCCACCCACACCTGGACAGCTGTCGCAATGAGATCCTCAGTGTGCGCCCAGATGAGTGGCTAGGTCGTTGCATCATTGATTTCCTTGGCATCACTTGTGTTTCCCAGCTCCAG GGCCAGCATTATCGCACTTATGAACTAGCCAAGAATACTGAACcggagaaggaggaagaagaggactTCCAAGCAGCTCTTGCAGTGCACCCTGTTTCTGACATGACCCTGATGTACCGGCTGCACAAGCAGTTCAGCAGGATCCAGCTGGACAGAGTCTATCAGGAGATCCAGGACCTCCAG ATGCAGATCAGGAACCTGACAGCACTGACCCCTGCAGGTGAGGCAGGTGTGACCTGGCCTGTGGGCATTAATGCCCCATTCCTTCCAAAGTCTCGTTTTGAGGTGATCAGCTGGGACTACTTCACGGAACAGCACCTGTTCTCCTGTCCTGACGGCTCCCCGAAGTGTGAGCTCTCTGGAGCCAGCAAGGCAGACGTCAGTGAAATCATTGAGTCTGCAGTGGAGCAGCTGAACCGTCTCTATCAGCCCCTGCTCCGCTTCAGCAAGCGGCAGCTGCTGAACGGCTACCGGCGCTTCGACCCCACGCGGGGCATGGAATACACCCTGGACCTGCTCCTGGAGGCTGCCACCCAGAAGGGGCACAGTCATGTTCTGGCCAAGCGAGTCAGCTTGGTCCGACCCTTAAGTAAGGTGGAAATTATTCCCATGCCATATGTGACAGAGGCCACACGGGTGCAATTGGTGCTTCCCTTGACAGTGCAGGACCTGGATTTTGTAGCAAATTTCCTGGATATGTTTGCTATGAACACACTGGACACACATGATAATGCCTTGCTGACTTTGCTTTTTATCTACCATCCCTACGATGCCCAGAGAGTTGGTCAGGTGGATGTTTTTGCTGGAGTCAAAGCCATGGTAGGAGAGCTAGAGAAACGCTATGCAGACGTTAAAATCCCGTGGATTAGTGTTAAAACAGAGGTGCCATCGCAAGTAAAGCTCATGGATATAGTCTCAAAGAAGCACCCTGTGGACACACTGTTTTTCTTGGCCAGTGTCTGGACAGAAATCAACATGGAGTTTCTGAACCGCTGCCGCATGAATGCCATCAGCAATTGGCAAGTCTTCTTCCCTGTGCACTTCCAGGAGTTCAACCCTGCGCTGGTGTACCGTGGTGAGCAGACAGCATCCTCCAACACTGACTTCCTGAGAGATGGGCATTTTGACAGACATTCCTTTGCTGAGGCCTGCTTTTATAATTCTGACTATATGACAGCACGTACCAAGCTCGCAGCTGATATCCTGGACCGAGATGAGGTGCTGGAGAGCATGGAGATATTTGATGTCTTCCTCCACTATTCTGGCCTGCACCTGTTCAGAGCTGTGGAGCCGGGGCTAGTGCAGAAATACACACTGAGGAGCTGCAATCCCCGGCTCAGTGAGGAGCTGTACCACCGCTGTGTACTCAGTAATTTGGAAGGACTTGCATCCCGCTCACATCTAGCCATGGCCCTCTTTGAGCAGGAACAGGCCAACAGCACTTGA
- the CHPF2 gene encoding chondroitin sulfate glucuronyltransferase isoform X2, producing MRLGAVLGALRPALPLLLGLSLGCSLSLLRASWSHGAAEERCLAPGPPAPPARGAPPEAADGRPGPGHEDFRPRIVPYYRDPNKPYKKVLRTRYIQTELGFHERLFVGVLTSKATLSTLAVAVNKTVAHHFPRLLYFTGLRSAKVPHGMALVAHGDERPIWLMYETMNYIHQHFGSDYDWFYIMQDDTYAQAEQVKALVTHLSINQDVYLGRAEEFIGGDEQARYCHGGFGYLLSRSLLLKLHPHLDSCRNEILSVRPDEWLGRCIIDFLGITCVSQLQGQHYRTYELAKNTEPEKEEEEDFQAALAVHPVSDMTLMYRLHKQFSRIQLDRVYQEIQDLQMQIRNLTALTPAGEAGVTWPVGINAPFLPKSRFEVISWDYFTEQHLFSCPDGSPKCELSGASKADVSEIIESAVEQLNRLYQPLLRFSKRQLLNGYRRFDPTRGMEYTLDLLLEAATQKGHSHVLAKRVSLVRPLSKVEIIPMPYVTEATRVQLVLPLTVQDLDFVANFLDMFAMNTLDTHDNALLTLLFIYHPYDAQRVGQVDVFAGVKAMVGELEKRYADVKIPWISVKTEVPSQVKLMDIVSKKHPVDTLFFLASVWTEINMEFLNRCRMNAISNWQVFFPVHFQEFNPALVYRGEQTASSNTDFLRDGHFDRHSFAEACFYNSDYMTARTKLAADILDRDEVLESMEIFDVFLHYSGLHLFRAVEPGLVQKYTLRSCNPRLSEELYHRCVLSNLEGLASRSHLAMALFEQEQANST from the exons ATGCGCCTGGGCGCGGTCCTGGGCGCGCTGCGGCCCGCGCTGCCGCTCCTGCTcgggctgtccctgggctgcagcctgagcctcCTGCGCGCCTCCTGGAGCCACGGCGCGGCTGAGGAGCGCTGCCTGGCACCGggcccgcccgcgccgcccgcccgcggggcTCCGCCCGAGGCAGCGGACGGGAGGCCGGGCCCGGGCCACGAGGACTTCAGGCCCCGCATTGTGCCGTATTACAGAGACCCCAACAAGCCTTACAAAAAAGTGCTCAG GACTCGCTACATTCAGACAGAATTGGGATTCCATGAGAGACTGTTTGTGGGTGTGCTGACCTCCAAGGCCACACTGAGCACGTTGGCCGTGGCAGTGAACAAGACAGTGGCCCACCACTTCCCACGCCTGCTGTACTTCACCGGGCTGCGCAGCGCCAAGGTGCCCCATGGCATGGCGCTGGTGGCCCACGGCGACGAGAGGCCCATTTGGCTCATGTATGAGACCATGAACTATATCCATCAACATTTTGGTTCTGACTATGACTGGTTCTACATCATGCAGGATGACACCTATGCCCAAGCTGAGCAGGTCAAGGCTCTGGTGACACACCTGAGTATTAACCAAGACGTGTACCTGGGGCGAGCGGAGGAGTTCATCGGGGGAGATGAGCAGGCTCGCTACTGTCACGGGGGCTTTGGCTACCTGCTGTCCCGGAGCCTCTTGCTTAAGCTCCACCCACACCTGGACAGCTGTCGCAATGAGATCCTCAGTGTGCGCCCAGATGAGTGGCTAGGTCGTTGCATCATTGATTTCCTTGGCATCACTTGTGTTTCCCAGCTCCAG GGCCAGCATTATCGCACTTATGAACTAGCCAAGAATACTGAACcggagaaggaggaagaagaggactTCCAAGCAGCTCTTGCAGTGCACCCTGTTTCTGACATGACCCTGATGTACCGGCTGCACAAGCAGTTCAGCAGGATCCAGCTGGACAGAGTCTATCAGGAGATCCAGGACCTCCAG ATGCAGATCAGGAACCTGACAGCACTGACCCCTGCAGGTGAGGCAGGTGTGACCTGGCCTGTGGGCATTAATGCCCCATTCCTTCCAAAGTCTCGTTTTGAGGTGATCAGCTGGGACTACTTCACGGAACAGCACCTGTTCTCCTGTCCTGACGGCTCCCCGAAGTGTGAGCTCTCTGGAGCCAGCAAGGCAGACGTCAGTGAAATCATTGAGTCTGCAGTGGAGCAGCTGAACCGTCTCTATCAGCCCCTGCTCCGCTTCAGCAAGCGGCAGCTGCTGAACGGCTACCGGCGCTTCGACCCCACGCGGGGCATGGAATACACCCTGGACCTGCTCCTGGAGGCTGCCACCCAGAAGGGGCACAGTCATGTTCTGGCCAAGCGAGTCAGCTTGGTCCGACCCTTAAGTAAGGTGGAAATTATTCCCATGCCATATGTGACAGAGGCCACACGGGTGCAATTGGTGCTTCCCTTGACAGTGCAGGACCTGGATTTTGTAGCAAATTTCCTGGATATGTTTGCTATGAACACACTGGACACACATGATAATGCCTTGCTGACTTTGCTTTTTATCTACCATCCCTACGATGCCCAGAGAGTTGGTCAGGTGGATGTTTTTGCTGGAGTCAAAGCCATGGTAGGAGAGCTAGAGAAACGCTATGCAGACGTTAAAATCCCGTGGATTAGTGTTAAAACAGAGGTGCCATCGCAAGTAAAGCTCATGGATATAGTCTCAAAGAAGCACCCTGTGGACACACTGTTTTTCTTGGCCAGTGTCTGGACAGAAATCAACATGGAGTTTCTGAACCGCTGCCGCATGAATGCCATCAGCAATTGGCAAGTCTTCTTCCCTGTGCACTTCCAGGAGTTCAACCCTGCGCTGGTGTACCGTGGTGAGCAGACAGCATCCTCCAACACTGACTTCCTGAGAGATGGGCATTTTGACAGACATTCCTTTGCTGAGGCCTGCTTTTATAATTCTGACTATATGACAGCACGTACCAAGCTCGCAGCTGATATCCTGGACCGAGATGAGGTGCTGGAGAGCATGGAGATATTTGATGTCTTCCTCCACTATTCTGGCCTGCACCTGTTCAGAGCTGTGGAGCCGGGGCTAGTGCAGAAATACACACTGAGGAGCTGCAATCCCCGGCTCAGTGAGGAGCTGTACCACCGCTGTGTACTCAGTAATTTGGAAGGACTTGCATCCCGCTCACATCTAGCCATGGCCCTCTTTGAGCAGGAACAGGCCAACAGCACTTGA